The Blastococcus sp. HT6-4 genome window below encodes:
- a CDS encoding glutathione S-transferase C-terminal domain-containing protein, producing MSENKSGSGYVEAEFQRDSKYISDRITGDGADGWPVEPGRYRLVVARACPWANRAVVVRRLLGLEPAISMGLCGPTHDERSWTFDLDPGGRDPVLGYERLQEAFFARDPEYSRGITVPAMVDVPSGAVVTNDFPQMTLDFSTQWTAHHREGAPDLYPEPLRDEMDEVMERVYTEVNNGVYRCGFSGSQRAYDQAYDRLFTALDWLSERLADRRFLMGDTITEADVRLFTTLARFDPVYHGHFKCNRQKLSEMPVLWAYARDLFQTPGFGDTIDFPQIKEHYYVVHADINPTQIIPKGPDTSGWLTPHHREELGGRPFGDGTPPGPPPPAEQVPAEHGPGGIAHR from the coding sequence GTGAGTGAGAACAAGAGCGGTTCCGGTTACGTCGAAGCAGAGTTCCAGCGCGACTCCAAGTACATCTCCGACCGCATCACCGGGGACGGGGCCGACGGCTGGCCGGTGGAGCCCGGCCGCTACCGGCTGGTCGTCGCCCGCGCCTGCCCGTGGGCCAACCGGGCGGTGGTCGTGCGCCGGCTGCTCGGCCTCGAGCCGGCCATCTCGATGGGCCTGTGCGGGCCCACCCACGACGAGCGCAGCTGGACCTTCGACCTCGACCCCGGCGGCCGCGACCCGGTGCTGGGCTACGAGCGGCTGCAGGAGGCCTTCTTCGCCCGCGACCCGGAGTACTCGCGCGGCATCACGGTGCCGGCGATGGTCGACGTCCCGAGCGGCGCCGTCGTCACCAACGACTTCCCGCAGATGACGCTCGACTTCTCCACCCAGTGGACCGCCCACCACCGCGAGGGTGCGCCCGACCTCTACCCCGAGCCGCTCCGCGACGAGATGGACGAGGTCATGGAGCGGGTCTACACCGAGGTCAACAACGGGGTGTACCGCTGCGGGTTCTCCGGCTCGCAGCGCGCCTACGACCAGGCGTACGACCGGCTGTTCACCGCGCTGGACTGGCTGTCGGAGCGGCTGGCCGACCGCCGCTTCCTGATGGGCGACACGATCACCGAGGCCGACGTCCGGCTGTTCACCACCCTGGCGCGGTTCGACCCCGTCTACCACGGCCACTTCAAGTGCAACCGGCAGAAGCTGAGCGAGATGCCGGTGCTCTGGGCCTACGCGCGCGACCTGTTCCAGACGCCCGGGTTCGGCGACACGATCGACTTCCCGCAGATCAAGGAGCACTACTACGTCGTCCACGCCGACATCAACCCGACGCAGATCATCCCGAAGGGCCCCGACACCTCCGGCTGGCTGACGCCGCACCACCGCGAGGAGCTCGGCGGCCGCCCGTTCGGCGACGGCACCCCGCCCGGGCCGCCCCCGCCGGCCGAGCAGGTGCCGGCCGAGCACGGTCCGGGCGGCATCGCGCACCGCTGA
- a CDS encoding acyl-CoA dehydrogenase family protein: MTVLDEQERELVALTAEFVDRRVRPRVAEFEAEDRYPDDFIEEMKQLGFFGLLVPEEHGGTGVSTACFARVTEELARGWMSLAGAIGGHSVISYLLATVGTEEQRAAYLPRMADGGLRATMALTEPGGGSDLQAMRTVGTRVGDEYEIRGSKTWISNAQHSGLIGLLCRTDRDAVPAHTGMSVLLVEPGPGLTVSEKIPKLGYRGIEACELTFDAMRVPAGAVLGGEPGRGWVQMMRGLEVGRVQVAARAVGVAQAALASATRYAQERESFGTPIWKHQSVGNLLADMATKVQAARLLTLDAADKLDRGVRADMEAGMAKLFASETAMQVALDAMRVHGGYGYSKEFDVERYFRDAPLMILGEGTNEIQRNVIAAQWIARHAI, encoded by the coding sequence GTGACCGTGCTGGACGAGCAGGAGCGGGAGCTGGTCGCGCTCACCGCCGAGTTCGTCGACCGGCGGGTGCGCCCGAGGGTGGCCGAGTTCGAGGCGGAGGACCGCTACCCCGACGACTTCATCGAGGAGATGAAGCAACTGGGCTTCTTCGGCCTCCTGGTGCCCGAAGAGCACGGCGGCACCGGGGTGAGCACCGCCTGCTTCGCCCGGGTGACCGAGGAGCTCGCCCGCGGCTGGATGAGCCTCGCCGGGGCGATCGGCGGGCACTCGGTCATCTCCTACCTGCTGGCCACCGTCGGCACGGAGGAGCAGCGGGCCGCCTACCTGCCGCGGATGGCCGACGGCGGGCTGCGGGCCACCATGGCGCTGACCGAGCCCGGCGGCGGCAGCGACCTGCAGGCGATGCGCACCGTCGGGACCCGGGTGGGGGACGAGTACGAGATCCGCGGCAGCAAGACCTGGATCTCCAACGCCCAGCACTCCGGGCTCATCGGGCTGCTGTGCCGCACCGACCGCGACGCCGTCCCGGCGCACACCGGGATGAGCGTCCTGCTGGTCGAGCCCGGCCCCGGCCTGACCGTCTCGGAGAAGATCCCGAAGCTCGGCTACCGCGGGATCGAGGCCTGCGAGCTGACCTTCGACGCGATGCGGGTGCCGGCCGGCGCCGTCCTCGGCGGCGAGCCCGGCCGGGGCTGGGTGCAGATGATGCGCGGGCTCGAGGTGGGCCGGGTGCAGGTGGCCGCCCGGGCGGTGGGCGTCGCCCAGGCGGCGCTCGCCTCGGCCACCCGGTACGCGCAGGAGCGCGAGTCGTTCGGCACGCCGATCTGGAAGCACCAGTCGGTGGGGAACCTGCTCGCCGACATGGCCACCAAGGTGCAGGCCGCCCGGCTGCTCACGCTCGACGCCGCGGACAAGCTCGACCGCGGCGTCCGGGCGGACATGGAGGCCGGGATGGCCAAGCTGTTCGCCTCCGAGACGGCGATGCAGGTGGCCCTGGACGCCATGCGGGTGCACGGCGGCTACGGCTACTCGAAGGAGTTCGACGTCGAGCGCTACTTCCGCGACGCGCCGCTGATGATCCTCGGCGAGGGCACCAACGAGATCCAGCGCAACGTCATCGCCGCCCAGTGGATCGCCCGGCACGCGATCTGA